Proteins found in one Paraburkholderia caballeronis genomic segment:
- the pilQ gene encoding type IV pilus secretin PilQ codes for MTAARRYTAAAIALCCAALARMADAAVPPPLPAWSIASGGADAGYSAPPLPDGGVPAATNGWAANPFDSGGATPLADRPATDDATAGQPGSPGLSLPEPGDDAAARNAVSTERPETGASASKPPPASASEPLEGPPVPLRAPPRLSSGDGASADAAGLPPDRPITLNFQRADLTAVLHAFAQFTKLNIVASERVRGQVTLRLDRVPWRTAFDLLLEVNGLAMERHGDVIWVTPAAELAARERQRFEAHARAAELEPLASRSFQLHYARAEDLRKLLTGSGNQRALSKRGGAVADARTNLLFVTDLPARLDEIARLVELLDQPARQVLIEARIVEGDRGLSQELGVRLGVSPTGDGTARGVHGGTDGTAYDLSAGPLSGFGAAQLGLTLLAARATRLLDVELSALEAEGRGRVVSSPRVVTADRTKAIVEQGTELPYQAKVAQGVSGVQFRRASLKLEVEPQITPDGCVILDLDVAKDSVGQQTEAGPAINTKHVQTRVEIEDGGTVSIGGIDATDDRDDVTRVPLLGKIPVLGALFSHRTHRDQRTELVVFITPRVVAAN; via the coding sequence ATGACGGCGGCCCGACGATACACGGCGGCCGCGATCGCGCTCTGCTGCGCGGCGCTTGCCCGCATGGCCGATGCCGCCGTTCCGCCGCCGCTTCCCGCGTGGTCGATCGCAAGCGGCGGCGCGGATGCGGGCTACAGCGCGCCGCCGTTGCCGGACGGCGGCGTTCCGGCGGCGACGAACGGCTGGGCCGCGAATCCGTTCGATAGCGGCGGTGCGACGCCGCTGGCGGATCGGCCCGCGACCGACGACGCAACGGCCGGCCAGCCCGGCTCGCCGGGCCTGTCGCTGCCGGAGCCGGGCGACGACGCGGCGGCGCGCAACGCGGTATCCACGGAACGCCCGGAAACCGGCGCGTCCGCGTCGAAACCGCCGCCGGCGAGCGCGAGCGAACCGCTCGAAGGGCCGCCGGTGCCGCTTCGCGCGCCGCCGCGTCTGTCCAGCGGCGACGGCGCGTCCGCGGACGCCGCCGGCCTGCCGCCCGACCGTCCGATCACGCTGAACTTCCAGCGCGCGGATTTGACCGCCGTGCTGCATGCGTTCGCGCAGTTCACGAAGCTGAACATCGTCGCGAGCGAGCGCGTGCGCGGGCAGGTGACGCTGCGGCTCGACCGCGTGCCGTGGCGCACCGCGTTCGATCTGCTGCTGGAGGTGAACGGCCTCGCGATGGAGCGGCACGGCGACGTGATCTGGGTGACGCCGGCCGCCGAACTGGCGGCGCGCGAGCGTCAGCGGTTCGAGGCGCACGCGCGCGCCGCGGAACTCGAACCGCTCGCGAGCCGCAGTTTCCAGTTGCATTACGCGCGCGCCGAGGATTTGCGCAAGCTGCTGACCGGCTCCGGCAACCAGCGCGCGCTATCGAAACGCGGCGGCGCGGTCGCGGACGCGCGCACGAATCTGCTGTTCGTCACCGATCTGCCCGCGCGGCTCGACGAGATCGCGCGCCTCGTCGAGCTGCTCGACCAGCCGGCGCGACAGGTGCTCATCGAGGCGCGCATCGTTGAGGGCGATCGCGGGTTGTCGCAGGAACTCGGCGTGCGGCTCGGCGTGTCGCCGACCGGCGACGGCACGGCGCGCGGCGTGCACGGCGGCACGGACGGCACCGCGTACGACCTGTCGGCCGGCCCGCTGTCCGGTTTCGGCGCGGCGCAACTCGGGCTCACGCTGCTCGCCGCGCGCGCGACGCGGCTGCTCGACGTCGAACTGAGCGCGCTGGAGGCCGAGGGGCGCGGGCGGGTCGTGTCGAGTCCGCGCGTCGTAACCGCCGACCGCACGAAGGCGATCGTCGAGCAGGGGACCGAACTGCCGTATCAGGCGAAGGTCGCGCAGGGCGTGTCGGGCGTGCAGTTCCGCCGCGCGAGCCTGAAACTGGAGGTGGAGCCGCAGATCACGCCGGACGGCTGCGTGATCCTCGACCTCGACGTCGCGAAGGACAGCGTCGGCCAGCAGACCGAGGCGGGGCCGGCGATCAACACGAAACACGTGCAGACGCGCGTCGAGATCGAGGACGGCGGCACGGTGTCGATCGGCGGCATCGACGCGACCGACGATCGCGACGATGTGACGCGCGTGCCGCTCCTGGGCAAAATACCGGTTTTGGGCGCGCTGTTTTCGCATCGCACGCATCGGGACCAGCGCACCGAACTCGTCGTGTTCATCACGCCGCGCGTGGTGGCCGCGAATTGA
- the aroK gene encoding shikimate kinase AroK, translated as MQQVRDANANVFFVGLMGAGKTTVGRAVARRLERPFFDSDHEIEERTGARIPVIFELEGEAGFRDREAQAIDELTARDGIVLATGGGAVLRPENRAALKERGVVVYLRANPHDLWLRTRRDKNRPLLQIEDPKARLEALYAERDPLYREIADFIIETGRPSVNGLVNMVLMQLDMAGVARAAAR; from the coding sequence ATGCAGCAGGTGCGGGACGCAAACGCCAATGTTTTTTTCGTAGGGCTCATGGGCGCCGGCAAGACGACCGTGGGCCGGGCGGTCGCGCGCCGGCTTGAGCGCCCGTTCTTCGATTCGGACCACGAGATCGAGGAGCGCACCGGCGCGCGCATCCCGGTGATCTTCGAACTCGAAGGCGAGGCGGGTTTTCGCGACCGCGAGGCGCAGGCCATCGACGAACTGACCGCGCGCGACGGGATCGTGCTCGCGACCGGCGGCGGCGCGGTGCTGCGGCCCGAGAACCGCGCGGCGCTGAAGGAGCGCGGCGTCGTCGTTTATCTGCGCGCGAATCCGCACGACCTGTGGCTGCGCACGCGGCGCGACAAGAACCGGCCGCTCCTGCAGATCGAAGACCCGAAAGCGCGCCTCGAAGCGCTGTACGCGGAGCGCGATCCGCTGTATCGCGAGATCGCGGACTTCATCATCGAAACCGGAAGGCCTTCGGTCAACGGGCTCGTCAACATGGTGCTGATGCAGCTCGACATGGCCGGCGTCGCGCGGGCCGCGGCGCGTTGA
- the aroB gene encoding 3-dehydroquinate synthase, which produces MITVNVELGDRAYPIHIGTGLIGQTALFAPHIAGKSVTIVTNTVVEPLYGDALRAALAPLGKDVHTVVLPDGEAHKNWETLNRIFDALLTARADRKTTLIALGGGVTGDMTGFAAACYMRGVPFIQVPTTLLSQVDSSVGGKTGINHPLGKNMIGAFYQPQAVIADIATLRTLPPRELAAGVAEVIKTGAIADVAFFDWIEANVDALNRCDPDALAHAVKRSCEIKASVVAADEREGGLRAILNFGHTFGHAIEAGLGYGEWLHGEAVGCGMVMAADLSVRVGHLDDASRRRLVDVVAAAKLPVRAPALGADRYVELMQVDKKAEGGAIKFILLKRFGDTLITRASDEAVLATLAATTQP; this is translated from the coding sequence ATGATTACCGTCAACGTCGAACTGGGCGATCGCGCCTATCCCATCCACATCGGCACCGGCCTGATCGGTCAGACGGCGCTGTTCGCGCCGCACATCGCCGGCAAGTCGGTCACCATCGTCACGAATACCGTCGTCGAGCCGCTGTACGGCGACGCGCTGCGCGCGGCGCTCGCGCCGCTCGGCAAGGACGTCCACACCGTCGTGCTGCCTGACGGCGAGGCGCACAAGAACTGGGAAACGCTGAACCGGATCTTCGACGCGCTGCTCACCGCGCGCGCGGACCGCAAGACCACGCTGATCGCGCTGGGCGGCGGCGTGACCGGCGACATGACCGGTTTTGCGGCGGCCTGCTACATGCGCGGCGTGCCGTTCATCCAGGTGCCGACGACGCTGCTGTCGCAGGTCGATTCTTCGGTCGGCGGCAAGACCGGCATCAACCATCCGCTCGGCAAGAACATGATCGGCGCGTTTTACCAGCCGCAGGCGGTGATCGCGGACATCGCCACGCTGCGCACGCTGCCGCCGCGCGAGCTGGCGGCCGGCGTCGCCGAGGTCATCAAGACCGGCGCGATCGCGGACGTCGCGTTTTTCGACTGGATCGAGGCGAACGTCGATGCGCTGAACCGCTGCGATCCCGATGCGCTCGCCCATGCGGTGAAGCGTTCGTGCGAGATCAAGGCGTCGGTGGTCGCCGCCGACGAGCGTGAAGGCGGCCTGCGCGCGATCCTCAATTTCGGCCACACGTTCGGCCACGCGATCGAGGCCGGGCTAGGTTACGGCGAGTGGCTGCACGGCGAGGCGGTCGGCTGCGGGATGGTGATGGCGGCGGATCTATCCGTGCGCGTCGGTCATCTGGACGACGCGTCGCGCCGGCGTCTGGTCGACGTGGTCGCCGCCGCGAAGCTGCCGGTGCGTGCGCCGGCGCTCGGCGCGGACCGCTATGTCGAACTGATGCAGGTGGACAAGAAGGCGGAAGGCGGCGCGATCAAGTTCATCCTGTTGAAGCGCTTCGGCGATACGCTGATCACCCGTGCGTCCGACGAAGCCGTGTTGGCCACGCTCGCGGCGACGACGCAACCGTAA
- a CDS encoding deoxyguanosinetriphosphate triphosphohydrolase, which yields MSPAAWQEAGLAPYAAHSSRSRGRRHPEPLPAARTEFQRDRDRIVHSTAFRRLEYKTQVFVNHEGDLFRTRLTHSLEVAQIARSVARNLRVNEDLVEAISLAHDLGHTPFGHAGQDALNECMREHGGFEHNLQSLAVVDELEEHYGAFDGLNLCFETREGILKHCSREHARRLGELGERFLTGRQPSIEAQIANVADEIAYNNHDVDDGLRSGLLTIGQLAEVELWQSHYDAARRDFPAIEGRRAVHETVRRIINTLIVDLIETTNRNLAKYAPSSLDDVRAAPPLVAHSEQVAAQAAVLKRFLYRNLYRHYRVMRMANKARRVVKGLFDAFSSDPRLLPPAYQSSDGGMQPRLIAHYIAGMTDRYAQKEYRRLFVVDDD from the coding sequence ATGTCGCCGGCCGCGTGGCAGGAGGCGGGGCTCGCGCCGTATGCGGCGCATTCGTCGCGCTCGCGCGGCCGTCGCCATCCGGAGCCGCTGCCGGCCGCGCGCACCGAATTCCAGCGCGACCGCGACCGCATCGTCCATTCGACCGCGTTCCGCCGGCTCGAATACAAGACCCAGGTGTTCGTGAACCACGAGGGCGACCTGTTTCGCACGCGGCTCACGCACAGCCTCGAAGTCGCGCAGATCGCGCGGTCGGTCGCGCGCAACCTGCGCGTGAACGAGGACCTCGTCGAGGCGATCTCGCTCGCGCACGATCTCGGCCATACGCCGTTCGGCCATGCGGGCCAGGACGCGCTGAACGAATGCATGCGCGAGCACGGCGGCTTCGAGCACAACCTGCAAAGCCTCGCGGTGGTCGACGAACTCGAAGAGCACTACGGCGCGTTCGACGGGCTGAACCTGTGTTTCGAGACGCGCGAGGGCATCCTGAAGCACTGTTCGCGCGAACACGCGCGCCGTCTTGGCGAACTCGGCGAGCGTTTCCTGACCGGCCGCCAGCCGTCGATCGAGGCGCAGATCGCGAACGTCGCGGACGAGATTGCGTACAACAATCACGATGTCGACGACGGTCTGCGCTCCGGTCTGCTGACGATCGGGCAGCTTGCCGAAGTCGAACTGTGGCAGAGCCATTACGACGCGGCACGCCGCGACTTCCCGGCGATCGAAGGCCGCCGGGCGGTTCACGAAACGGTGCGGCGCATCATCAACACGCTGATCGTCGATCTGATCGAGACCACGAACCGCAATCTCGCGAAATATGCGCCGTCGTCGCTCGACGACGTGCGCGCGGCGCCTCCGCTCGTCGCGCACAGCGAGCAGGTGGCGGCCCAGGCGGCGGTGCTGAAGCGGTTCCTGTATCGCAACCTGTATCGCCACTACCGTGTGATGCGAATGGCGAACAAGGCGCGGCGCGTCGTGAAGGGGCTGTTCGACGCGTTCAGCAGCGATCCGCGGCTGTTGCCGCCCGCGTATCAGTCGTCGGACGGGGGCATGCAGCCGCGGCTGATCGCGCATTACATCGCCGGCATGACCGACCGTTACGCGCAGAAGGAATATCGGCGGCTGTTCGTCGTCGACGACGACTGA
- a CDS encoding DUF883 family protein gives MSAFPNTREALGDSWTKTGRHAKRIARHSRHAAEDIAGELRDLLAELEASLGDGTHADAAALRENVRQRLDAARARLDETRVAARERAGEALSNADDYVHANPWQAIAIVGGAALIAGALIARCR, from the coding sequence ATGAGCGCATTTCCGAACACCCGCGAAGCCCTTGGAGACTCCTGGACGAAGACGGGCCGCCACGCGAAGCGTATTGCACGGCACAGCCGGCACGCGGCCGAAGACATCGCCGGCGAATTGAGGGATCTGCTCGCCGAACTCGAAGCGTCGCTCGGCGACGGCACCCACGCCGACGCGGCGGCGCTGCGCGAGAACGTCCGCCAGCGGCTCGACGCCGCCCGCGCGCGGCTCGACGAAACGCGCGTGGCCGCGCGCGAGCGCGCCGGCGAGGCGCTGTCGAACGCCGACGACTACGTGCACGCGAATCCGTGGCAGGCGATTGCGATCGTCGGCGGCGCCGCGCTAATCGCGGGCGCGTTGATCGCGCGCTGCCGCTAA
- a CDS encoding OmpW/AlkL family protein — translation MKYKQALAGLAALASLSSAHAQSANTLYFTTGWFRFMPQDSSKPLKLDSAGGTPINAEIPNTGAGVDSSDTAGLSVGYFITDHIATEFEGGIPPKFNLNGEGLLGQFGKVGSARLWAPALLFKYYFNKPEAKFRPYLGLGVTYVWFSDAKITNGAFEQGALGGPTSVSTDRSWAPVINAGFNYSFTKHWFAGFSLSYIPVSVLATLHTQTQSQIPITRQYEAKIHLNPLVTYVKIGYMF, via the coding sequence ATGAAATATAAACAGGCGCTGGCGGGGCTCGCCGCACTCGCCAGTCTGTCTTCGGCGCATGCACAATCGGCCAATACGCTGTACTTCACCACCGGCTGGTTTCGCTTCATGCCCCAGGACAGCAGCAAACCACTGAAGCTGGACAGCGCGGGCGGCACGCCCATCAACGCCGAAATTCCCAACACAGGAGCCGGCGTCGACTCTTCCGATACGGCGGGCCTCAGTGTCGGCTACTTCATCACGGACCACATCGCCACCGAATTCGAAGGCGGCATCCCGCCGAAGTTCAACCTCAATGGCGAAGGCCTGCTCGGCCAGTTCGGCAAGGTCGGCTCCGCGCGACTGTGGGCACCGGCGCTGCTGTTCAAGTACTACTTCAACAAGCCCGAAGCGAAGTTCCGCCCGTATCTCGGCCTCGGCGTCACGTACGTCTGGTTCTCGGATGCGAAGATCACGAACGGCGCCTTCGAACAGGGGGCCTTGGGGGGTCCGACCAGCGTTTCGACGGATCGTTCCTGGGCGCCCGTCATCAATGCCGGTTTCAACTACTCGTTCACCAAACACTGGTTCGCAGGTTTTTCGCTGTCCTATATCCCGGTCAGCGTCCTCGCCACGCTTCATACCCAGACGCAATCGCAGATCCCCATCACGCGCCAGTACGAAGCGAAGATCCACCTGAACCCGCTCGTCACGTATGTGAAGATCGGCTACATGTTCTGA
- a CDS encoding glutamate synthase-related protein, with protein sequence MNDHPHRAAIPAAQGLYDPQNEHDACGVGFVAHIKGKKSHEIIQQGLKILENLDHRGAVGADPLMGDGAGILIQIPDAFYREEMAKQGVTLPPNGEYGVGMIFLPKEHASRLACEQELERTVRAEGQVVLGWRDVPVDHAMPISPTVKASEPLIRQIFIGRGKDVMVTDALERKLYVIRKTASHRIQALKLKHGKEYFVPSMSARTVVYKGLLLAGQVGVYYRDLQDERVVSALALVHQRFSTNTFPAWELAHPYRMIAHNGEINTVKGNVNWLNARTGAIASHVLGDDLPKLWPLIYPGQSDTASFDNCLELLVMAGYPLVHAVMMMIPEAWEQHTLMDDNRRAFYEYHAAMMEPWDGPAAIAFTDGRQIGATLDRNGLRPARYIVTDDDLVIMASEAGTLSIPESKIVKKWRLQPGKMFLIDMEHGRIIDDKELKDNLANAKPYKSWIDAVRIKLDEIEPKAEDVATARAEGAALLDRQQAFGYTQEDLKFLMAPMAASGEEAIGSMGNDSPLAVMSNKNKTLYHYFKQLFAQVTNPPIDPIRENMVMSLVSFIGPKPNLLDTNNINPPMRLEVSQPVLDFKDIAKIRAIEQYTGGKFSSYELNICYPVAWGKEGIEARLASLCAEAVDAVRSGYNILIVSDRRADRDNVAIPALLATSAIHTHLVQQGLRTSTGLVVETGSARETHHFALLAGYGAEAIHPYLAMETLAQMASGLKGDLSADKAIYNFTKAVGKGLLKVMSKMGISTYMSYTGAQIFEAVGLSEELVGKYFKGTASKVGGIGLFEVAEEAIRLHRDAFGDNPVLANMLDAGGEYAYRVRGEDHMWTPDAIAKLQHSARSNSYQTYKEYAHLINDQTKRHMTFRGLFEFRFDPSRAISIDDVEPAKDIVKRFATGAMSLGSISTEAHATLAIAMNRIGGKSNTGEGGEDKNRYRNELRGIPIKNGDTLASVIGNEIVRDIPLKDGDSLRSKIKQVASGRFGVTAEYLASADQIQIKMAQGAKPGEGGQLPGHKVSEYIGKLRYSVPGVGLISPPPHHDIYSIEDLAQLIHDLKNVNPASSISVKLVSEVGVGTVAAGVAKAKADHVVIAGHDGGTGASPLSSLKHAGTPWELGLAETQQTLVLNKLRGRIRVQADGQMKTGRDVVIGALLGADEFGFATAPLVVEGCIMMRKCHLNTCPVGVATQDPVLRAKFSGQPEHVVNFFFFIAEEVREIMAQLGIRKFDDLIGRADLLDTKKGIEHWKAKGLDFSRVFYQPQVEADVAHLHVESQDHGLDRALDHTLIEKAKAAIENGEHVSFIQPVRNVNRTVGAMLSGVVAKKYGHDGLPDDAIHIQLKGTAGQSFGAFLAKGITLDLVGDGNDYVGKGLSGGRIIIRPTNDFRGKSEENIICGNTVMYGAIEGESFFRGVAGERFCVRNSGATAVVEGTGDHGCEYMTGGTVVVLGETGRNFAAGMSGGVAFVYDPDSSFANKCNKSMVTLEPVLQQAEQERTVDRTLWHAGQTDEALLKGLVERHFQFTGSPRAKALLENWDAARRQFVKVFPTEYRRALAELGAKKPNQEELAA encoded by the coding sequence ATGAACGATCACCCGCACCGCGCCGCGATCCCCGCCGCGCAAGGTCTGTATGACCCGCAAAACGAGCACGACGCCTGCGGCGTCGGCTTCGTCGCCCACATCAAGGGCAAGAAGAGCCACGAGATCATTCAGCAAGGGCTGAAAATTCTCGAAAACCTCGACCACCGGGGCGCCGTCGGCGCCGATCCGCTGATGGGCGACGGCGCGGGCATCCTGATCCAGATTCCCGATGCGTTTTATCGCGAGGAAATGGCGAAGCAGGGCGTGACGCTGCCGCCGAACGGCGAATACGGCGTCGGCATGATCTTCCTGCCGAAAGAACACGCGTCGCGCCTCGCGTGCGAACAGGAACTGGAGCGCACGGTGCGCGCCGAAGGCCAGGTCGTGCTCGGCTGGCGCGACGTGCCGGTCGACCACGCGATGCCGATCTCGCCGACCGTCAAGGCGAGCGAGCCGCTGATCCGCCAGATCTTCATCGGCCGCGGCAAGGACGTGATGGTCACCGATGCGCTGGAGCGCAAGCTGTACGTGATCCGCAAGACCGCGAGCCACCGCATCCAGGCGTTGAAGCTCAAGCACGGCAAGGAATACTTCGTGCCGTCGATGTCGGCGCGCACGGTGGTCTACAAGGGGCTGCTGCTCGCGGGCCAGGTCGGCGTGTACTACCGCGACCTGCAGGACGAGCGCGTCGTGTCGGCGCTCGCGCTCGTGCACCAGCGCTTCTCGACCAACACGTTCCCCGCGTGGGAACTCGCTCACCCGTACCGGATGATCGCGCACAACGGCGAGATCAACACCGTGAAGGGCAACGTGAACTGGCTGAACGCGCGCACCGGCGCGATCGCGTCGCACGTGCTGGGCGACGATCTGCCGAAGCTGTGGCCGCTGATCTATCCGGGCCAGTCGGACACCGCGTCGTTCGACAACTGCCTCGAACTGCTCGTGATGGCCGGTTACCCGCTCGTGCACGCGGTGATGATGATGATCCCGGAAGCGTGGGAACAGCACACGCTGATGGACGACAACCGCCGCGCGTTCTACGAGTACCACGCCGCGATGATGGAGCCGTGGGACGGCCCCGCCGCGATCGCGTTCACCGACGGCCGCCAGATCGGCGCGACGCTCGACCGTAACGGTCTGCGTCCGGCGCGCTACATCGTCACCGACGACGACCTCGTAATCATGGCGTCGGAGGCCGGCACGCTGTCGATCCCCGAGTCGAAGATCGTGAAGAAGTGGCGTCTGCAGCCGGGCAAGATGTTCCTGATCGACATGGAGCACGGCCGCATCATCGACGACAAGGAACTGAAGGACAACCTCGCGAACGCGAAGCCGTACAAGAGCTGGATCGACGCGGTGCGCATCAAGCTCGACGAGATCGAGCCGAAGGCCGAGGACGTCGCGACCGCGCGTGCGGAAGGCGCGGCGCTGCTCGACCGTCAGCAGGCGTTCGGCTACACGCAGGAAGACCTGAAGTTCCTGATGGCGCCGATGGCGGCGTCGGGCGAGGAAGCCATCGGCTCGATGGGCAACGACTCGCCGCTCGCGGTGATGTCGAACAAGAACAAGACGCTGTATCACTACTTCAAGCAACTGTTCGCGCAGGTCACGAACCCGCCGATCGACCCGATCCGCGAGAACATGGTGATGTCGCTCGTGTCGTTCATCGGCCCGAAGCCGAACCTGCTCGACACGAACAACATCAACCCGCCGATGCGGCTCGAAGTGTCGCAGCCGGTGCTCGACTTCAAGGACATCGCGAAGATCCGCGCGATCGAGCAATACACCGGCGGCAAGTTCAGCTCGTACGAACTGAACATCTGCTATCCGGTCGCGTGGGGCAAGGAAGGCATAGAAGCGCGCCTCGCGTCGCTGTGCGCGGAAGCGGTCGATGCGGTGCGCTCGGGCTACAACATCCTGATCGTGTCGGACCGCCGCGCGGACCGCGACAACGTCGCGATTCCGGCGCTGCTCGCGACCTCGGCGATCCACACGCATCTCGTGCAGCAGGGCCTGCGCACGAGCACGGGCCTCGTCGTCGAAACCGGCTCCGCACGCGAGACGCACCACTTCGCGCTGCTCGCGGGCTACGGCGCGGAAGCCATTCACCCGTACCTCGCGATGGAAACGCTCGCGCAGATGGCGTCGGGCCTGAAGGGCGACCTGTCGGCCGACAAGGCGATCTACAACTTCACGAAGGCGGTCGGCAAGGGCCTGTTGAAGGTCATGTCGAAGATGGGCATCTCGACGTACATGTCGTACACGGGCGCGCAGATCTTCGAAGCGGTCGGCCTGTCCGAAGAGCTGGTCGGCAAGTACTTCAAGGGCACGGCGTCGAAGGTCGGCGGCATCGGCCTGTTCGAGGTCGCGGAAGAGGCGATCCGCCTGCACCGCGACGCGTTCGGCGACAACCCGGTGCTCGCGAACATGCTCGACGCGGGCGGCGAGTACGCGTACCGCGTGCGCGGCGAAGACCACATGTGGACGCCCGACGCGATCGCGAAGCTCCAGCATTCGGCGCGCAGCAACTCGTACCAGACGTACAAGGAATACGCGCATCTGATCAACGATCAGACGAAGCGCCACATGACGTTCCGCGGCCTGTTCGAGTTCCGCTTCGATCCGTCGCGTGCGATCTCGATCGACGACGTCGAGCCGGCGAAGGACATCGTGAAGCGTTTCGCGACCGGCGCGATGTCGCTCGGCTCGATCAGCACGGAAGCGCACGCGACGCTCGCGATCGCGATGAACCGGATCGGCGGCAAGTCGAACACCGGCGAAGGCGGCGAGGACAAGAACCGCTACCGCAACGAGCTGCGCGGCATTCCGATCAAGAACGGCGACACGCTCGCCTCGGTGATCGGCAACGAAATCGTGCGCGACATCCCGCTGAAGGACGGCGACTCGCTGCGCTCGAAGATCAAGCAGGTCGCATCGGGCCGGTTCGGCGTGACGGCCGAGTACCTCGCATCGGCGGACCAGATCCAGATCAAGATGGCGCAGGGCGCGAAGCCGGGCGAAGGCGGCCAGTTGCCGGGCCACAAGGTGTCCGAGTACATCGGCAAGCTGCGTTACTCGGTGCCGGGCGTCGGCCTGATCTCGCCGCCGCCGCACCACGACATCTACTCGATCGAAGACCTCGCGCAACTGATTCACGATCTGAAGAACGTGAACCCGGCGTCGAGCATCTCGGTGAAGCTGGTGTCCGAAGTGGGCGTCGGCACGGTCGCCGCGGGTGTCGCGAAGGCGAAGGCCGATCACGTCGTGATCGCCGGCCATGACGGCGGCACCGGCGCGTCGCCGCTGTCGTCGCTCAAGCACGCGGGCACGCCGTGGGAACTGGGCCTCGCGGAAACGCAGCAGACGCTGGTGCTGAACAAGCTGCGCGGCCGCATCCGCGTGCAGGCGGACGGCCAGATGAAGACCGGCCGCGACGTCGTGATCGGCGCGCTGCTCGGCGCGGACGAGTTCGGCTTCGCGACGGCGCCGCTCGTCGTCGAAGGCTGCATCATGATGCGCAAGTGCCATCTGAACACGTGCCCGGTCGGCGTCGCGACGCAGGACCCGGTGCTGCGCGCGAAGTTCTCCGGCCAGCCGGAGCACGTCGTGAACTTCTTCTTCTTCATCGCCGAGGAAGTGCGCGAGATCATGGCGCAACTGGGCATCCGCAAGTTCGACGACCTGATCGGCCGCGCGGACCTGCTCGACACGAAGAAGGGCATCGAGCACTGGAAGGCGAAGGGCCTCGACTTCTCGCGGGTGTTCTACCAGCCGCAGGTCGAAGCGGACGTCGCGCATCTGCACGTCGAGTCGCAGGACCACGGCCTCGACCGCGCGCTCGACCACACGCTGATCGAGAAGGCGAAGGCCGCGATCGAGAACGGCGAGCACGTGTCGTTCATCCAGCCGGTGCGCAACGTGAACCGCACGGTCGGCGCGATGCTGTCCGGCGTGGTCGCGAAGAAGTACGGCCATGACGGCCTGCCCGACGACGCGATCCACATCCAGCTGAAGGGCACCGCCGGCCAGAGCTTCGGCGCGTTCCTCGCGAAGGGCATCACGCTCGACCTGGTCGGCGACGGCAACGACTACGTCGGCAAGGGTCTGTCGGGCGGCCGGATCATCATCCGTCCGACCAACGACTTCCGCGGCAAGTCCGAGGAAAACATCATCTGCGGCAACACGGTGATGTACGGCGCGATCGAAGGCGAGTCGTTCTTCCGCGGCGTCGCGGGCGAACGCTTCTGCGTGCGCAACTCGGGCGCGACGGCGGTCGTCGAAGGCACCGGCGACCACGGCTGCGAGTACATGACGGGCGGCACGGTCGTCGTGCTCGGCGAGACGGGCCGCAACTTCGCGGCCGGCATGTCGGGCGGCGTCGCGTTCGTGTACGACCCGGACAGCTCGTTCGCGAACAAGTGCAACAAGTCGATGGTCACGCTCGAACCGGTGCTGCAGCAGGCCGAGCAGGAACGCACGGTCGACCGCACGCTGTGGCACGCCGGCCAGACCGACGAGGCGCTGCTGAAGGGGCTCGTCGAGCGTCACTTCCAGTTCACCGGTTCGCCGCGTGCGAAGGCGCTGCTGGAAAACTGGGATGCGGCGCGCCGCCAGTTCGTGAAGGTGTTCCCGACGGAATACAGGCGCGCATTGGCCGAGCTGGGTGCGAAGAAGCCGAACCAGGAAGAGCTGGCCGCTTAA